The Streptomyces sp. NBC_00569 genomic sequence AGAGATCCCGACGGGGCCTTGAGACGCGAGACGGGTGCACAGGGTTGCCCGGGGGGCCGCCCCGGCTACTTGCCCGTGAACTTCTCGTACTCCTTGAGTACCTCAGCTGTCGGACCGTCCATACGCAGCTCGCCGCGCTCCAGCCAGAGCACGCGGTCGCAGGTGTCGCGGATCGACTTGTTGTTGTGGCTGACGAGGAAGACCGTGCCGGCCTCCTTGCGCAGCTCGCGGATGCGGGCCTCGGAGCGCTTCTGGAACTTGCGGTCACCCGTGGCCAGGGCCTCGTCGATCATGAGGACGTCGTGGTCCTTGGCCGCCGCGATGGAGAAGCGCAGCCGCGCCGCCATGCCGGAGGAGTAGGTGCGCATCGGGAGCGTGATGAAGTCGCCCTTCTCGTTGATGCCCGAGAAGTCGACGATCTCCTGGTAACGCTCCCGGATCTGCTCGCGGGACATACCCATCGCGAGC encodes the following:
- a CDS encoding ABC transporter ATP-binding protein; amino-acid sequence: MADEDILGKNAGKGHIPTVIADGLHIVYRVNGAKTGKGSATSALSRIVKRGDERGVRKVHAVKGVTFTAYRGEAIGLIGSNGSGKSTLLRAIAGLLPAEKGKVFTDGQPSLLGVNAALMNDLTGERNVILGGLAMGMSREQIRERYQEIVDFSGINEKGDFITLPMRTYSSGMAARLRFSIAAAKDHDVLMIDEALATGDRKFQKRSEARIRELRKEAGTVFLVSHNNKSIRDTCDRVLWLERGELRMDGPTAEVLKEYEKFTGK